From the genome of Odocoileus virginianus isolate 20LAN1187 ecotype Illinois chromosome 4, Ovbor_1.2, whole genome shotgun sequence:
CTGGGCCTCCAGGACTGTGTGGGAATGCATTTTTGTTGCTTTAAACCACAAGATTTGTGATGATTTGTTTCAGCGGACCCAGGACACTAATCCATGTGGATTCCAAGGACATACGCCCAGGGAGCTGGATTTAGTAGGTCTGCTTTTTGAAGGGCAACCAGAGCGATTCTGATACTGACAATCTGTGGGCCACACCGCCTCAACTGCTCAGGCCGGACAGCTGTAGGACTTAAACCCTtaagtgctaaccactggactgccagggaattccctgcaacAACTTTCAAATTAGGTCCATTTCCCCAGGATTTATGCTGATGCTGAGGGAGAAGGAAACCATAATAAAGACTGAATCAAGTTAAACAGTGGTAATTTCAGGTCTAAACAAAATTGATAGTATAAGGTGATCTTGGGCCTGGTAAAAGGGTAACACCAGACTGCGTGGACAGTCCTCACCTTAGCAAGACAACTAGTGGGATAGATTATTTTGGAATAGACCTGCCTCTGGGAGCTGCAGGCACCAGAGGAACCCAGGATCTAGGTGGCCACCAGTCAGTACTCACAGGTGATTAGATCAAGGCAGAGACGACCATTTGTAAGCACAGAGGAAAACACCGGAAGAACCCACAAAAACccagaagacaaaaacaaaaccagaagacAGAGATTAGACTATgagtatttattgtttatagactatGAGAAACTTGGGTtacatatattttcccttttaattttcccTCTAATCTTATCTtgcgtgtatgtgtgctcagttgtattcaactttgcaacctcatggacagtagcctgccatgctcctctgtccatgggattctccaggcaagaatactggagtgggttgtcatttcctcctccaggcaatcttcccgacccagggatcaaacctgcatctccttcattcacaggtgaattctttaccactgaaccaactGTTTTAGTTGGCATTAATTTTATATCACTTCGTCTTAATCATTTTACTATTTGAATTTTGGCcccttttgtttaatattttaatttaatctcCATTTGCTCAATTGCCTATTTAATATCTTTCTCTTCTACTGTACTGTAAAGATAGGTAGGAACCATGTCTGTTTTTCTCAACAGTGTGTCCCCAGCTCTTAGCACAAAGACCGACAGTGTTCATTTCTCCTGTGAGTGATCATAACTTTTAAAGATGAATGAACCAGTGAAATAGCACAGCCACTTTGGTTAACAGTCCAGTAGTTCCTCAAAACTTGAAACAGAGTCACCATGGGACCCAGCAATTTCACacccaggtatatgcccaggagactGAAAACCTATAGCCACACAAAagcttgtacacaaatgttcataacagcattattcataatgtccaaaaagtggaaacaactcaattGCCCATCAAATgatggaaagataaataaaatgtggtacatccatacagtgGATTATTTTTCAGTCATGAAAAGaaatggggacttctctggtagtccaggccctaagactccaaactcccaatgtaggggaccccACTTCAATCCCTGTCAGAGAACTAAATCCCTGCATGCCTCAACGAAGATGGAAGCTCCTGAGTACCACAACCAAGAcccggtgcagtcaaataaataacaaagaaataacaTACTGATATATGCCACAATGTGGATGAGCCttaaaaacatgatgctaagtgaaagaagtcagtcactaAAAGGTTATCTATtggatgattccatttataaggaATGTCCAGCAtagacaaatccatagagacagaagctGTCTAGGGCTGGGAGTGCTTGAGGGGGATGGAGAGTAACTGTTAGTGGGTACTAGGTTTTTTGccaggtaatgaaaatgttctaaaattagataatgATGGTGGCTGCAGCAACTCGGTGGATATGTTAAAAACCACCGACtagtacactttaaaagggtgaatttccTATGGTATATGAATGGGATCTCCATAGagctatctttaaaaattaaaaaaagaaatgatacagtcAAGTCTTTAAGTTattaaaatcaacaaggaaaatttttaattattatagtttattttcaagaaaaatagtcCTATGTACTTGAGTTGGCCATGTGTCTGAATGGGAGGGGACAGATTGCAAAAATCAGGGGGCTCCCTGACGGGGGTCGCCGCCCAGGAGGACTTCACTTCTAGAGCCCCGCTTGGGCAAATGGTGGGGACGCAGGCTGCAGCTACAGCCTCAGaaaagagggtgagagaggatgcCGGGGAGCGCGTGCGATTTCTGTTTGCTGGCCTCCCACCGCACCCTTTGTATAGTGCCGTTTTAACGATCTCACACCTCTTGGGATCACCAGAGTCCAGGCGGCTCGCCAGGAGCCAAGTATGTATTGTTTGGCTCAGGAAATGTGGGGTAATGAAGGTGCCTCCCACTGGGCTGGCAGGTCACTGTATTCCGCTCTGGCCTCGGGTTTGGGGGATGGGTGACAGCGAAGGGGTCCGCGGAGCCGCGCCGCCGCTGTCTGGGGGGCAGGGAGCGCAGCCTTTGTGCTGAGGCTGCTCCGGGCTCCCGCCGCTTGGGGGCGGCCTCCGGCCCGCAGACCCCCGACAATAGCAGGAGTGGTGGGGAGCAGCACGGTTCCGGAAACTTTTCCCTGGAGTCCTGaccgccgccgcccgcccccgGGAGCGCGGAGCTGGGCGCGCCCATCTGCGGCCGGCGGACGGTGTGATCGGACCGGCCCGGTGCGGCGGAACCGAACACAGAAGGGGGCGTGCGGGGCGGCAGCGCCCGGGCCGCGGGCAGCAAGGGAGGCTGCCCGCGGAGGCGCAGGCACCGGACTGGGCGGAATGGAGCCAGCCATGGGGGAGGCGCCCAGCCCCGCACCGGCGCCCGCGCTCTGGGACTGGGACTACCTGGACCGCTGCTTCGCCCGCCACCGTGTCTGCATCTCCTTCGGCCTGTGGATCTGCGCCTCCTCCTGCTGGATCGCCGTTCACGTGCTGTAATGGGGCCCCGGGCGGCCGCGGGGGGAACGGGGCGCTGGCCCTGCTGACTCGCTCTTGGGAACCTAGAAGGAGGAGGGCAGAAAGGGAGGATGCAAGAGGCAGGACAATTCCAGGGTCGAAAGGAACATTTGCTGTAGACTGAAATCAGATACTTCTTTCCGGATTCCACGAACgaggaggctgggctgggagccCACAGAAGGCTGGGTGGTATGGTGGACGGGACCGTGGGCTGGAAGCCGCCAGTCCTGGGTTCTCTTGTCAGCCTTTCCCCCACTGACTGACTGTGAGCTGGGCGAGCTGTAAAGTCCCTGGCGCTCACTTTTCCTCACGTAAATGGGAATGTTAGCACATAGGACCGGCTGGGAGGATCCAAGGAGTTAGTACTCGTAGAGCTCTTCCTAAGTGCTCATTAAACAGCATTATTATTGCTCCCGCACTGCCATCCACCCTTGGCAGAGGACATGGGCCTGTCTCTCAATGTTTCTGGCCTCAGTTTACCCACGGCCCTCCTAGCTGAGAAGGGGAGAGGCAATTATCTAACCCTGGCCACACACTTTGCCCTGGTCTGTCCAACACCTGAAGTGGTCTGGCCGAGTGATCACCATAACCTGGGTTCTAAGGGTGATGTCTGACTAAAGATGGTCTCTAGGTCTTCTGCCACCCTGTTCCAAGCTCTGGAGGATGGTACCCTGCCATGTATTCCctaggtggggcggggggagcccCCAGGGAGGCTGACACCTGCTTACCTTCACCACTCAATCGTGTTCACCTCAAGTCTGATGTTGCTGGAGAGAGTCTGCAGGCCATGAGTAAGAAAACACTTGGAACATTTGCTGAGCGCCTAGTCCTGCCATCATTAACTCACCAATCCCTGCCACCACCCCGAGAGGCCGGGACTGTCATTGACTCTGTTTAGATGAGGAAGCCTGAGGTTCTGACAAGTTAACTAACTTGCCTGAGTGAATGGGGAGAACCGAAACCCCAGGCGGGACCTACTGGAAGGGGCAGGCTTGTGAGGGGACTATCCAGATCAGAGGATGGGAACTAAGGAGGCAGTTGACCTGCATTATCTCACATGTTCCTCACCGCCACCCTCTGAGATGGGTGTTATCAGACACCTTACTCTCCACGAACTAAGTTTGGAGAGTTTACGGAGCTTCTGTGAGAATGCCCACTGGCTGGCCCGAGAGCAGAGcctctgccttttcaccttgcctcAGCTGTGTAGGGGCTGGATCAGGGCCTGCGCAGGGTCCCTGACCCCTGAGAGCTGGAGAAGTGGCTGAAGAGCAGCGGGGCATATGCAGGGGCTCCACAAGTGAAGTAGAAGGCCTGCCATTAACTCATCTTTCACCATAGGCCTCCGTTTTCTCTTCTCTCAAATGGGAGGGttgaaatgaattatttctaacttgtgtccaactcggAGAGTCTCTGATGTAGAGTCTTCACTCGGGCCTTCAGACAGTTTCAGGACTCAAAATCAAGAGTTGACATTCCCACTGGGAGCTCTGGGCTTCATCATGTAGGTCAGGAGTGTTTGGGAGCCCAGTAGCCTTCTGTCCTCATAGAATGGTCCCGAGGGCTGATGCTCAGAACTAGCCAAACGGTCCTAATGATGTGGAGTGAGTCCTACCCAATGattaaaggaaaggaaaccagAGCTGCAACTGTACCTCAGTCTCCCTGTAAAACCTGTAAAAATGTTGGCAGGGAAACATCTCGTACAAAGTATTTCCAAGATCTGACTAATGCTGACAAAGAGACATCTGGCCCCTTCCAGCTTGTTCTGCCTTCCTGCACTTATTCCTGGGCGAATGTGGGGGTAGAAAGTGAACAGTAAGGGAGAGAAGCTAGAAGTGGGGGACCCTAGAGGGAGGTCAACCCAAAGTGCCAGGGCATCTTTGAGGAGTCTTCCCCCCGTGTGTGAAGAACATGCACCCAAAATGAAATCAACTCAGATATGGCTGGCAGAAACAGAGCCACCTCACTGCACAGATGGATTAGAAGGATTTCATGTTAATTGCAAAGAAACAAGTTGCCTTTTTCATTTAGGCAATTAACTCTGCTCTGCAGTGAAACTGCAATGATTGGATTACTTTTATAACTCTCCTGTTtcctttcaaaaaaacaaaagctgacAGCTCGTTTGTCAGTACTGAGAGGTGGGTCGTAAATTTGAGGCTGCCAGATTGGTAGGGGGAAGAAAACTCCTTTTGTGAGGCCTGGCTCTTGCTGTGGGCTTGTTGGTCAGAGGCTAGAGTCCTTTCCATCATTTACTTTTTGCATCTCTAAACTAAGGTCAAAAACACCTGCAGAATATCTGGGGAAGGAAGTGATTCGTAAGGACACAAAGTCACAGCTGCCTTTTTCAGACCCCTGCTCTGGGAGCCCAACCTTACATCTCTGTATTCTGTCCACACCCCTGTCTGTCCCCTCAGGCTTCTGTATCTGAGATGTGGGAGGAAATCTGGACGGGACCAGTCAGTGCTGTGGGCTGCGTGCTGCCTCCTGACCAGCTTGTGTGACACCATCGGGGCGATTCTGGCCAAACAGCTCACCATCCAGGTGGGTTGGGACCACAGGTGACAGTGgcttctagtttgttcctttccCACACGAAGCAGCTTTGCTCTAGGGTCTGTGCCCCTGCTGGTCTTTCTGCTCCTCCAATAAACATGCAGCTCACTGGtcacctccttcaagtctttgctcaaaaaTCTCTCAATAAGATCTCCTGACCGTCTGTTTAAAATTGTGCCTTACCTCTCCCACACCTGCTCCAGACCCCTCATCCTGCTCATTTCCCCCTTAATATACCATCTGCTTTACTTTACCCATTATGTctactccaggaattggtgatggacagggaggcctggcgtgctgccatccatgggtcgcaatgagttggacacgactgagctactgaactgaactgaactgattctttatTGCATGTTAACCCTTACTAGAATGTCAGCTTCATAAGGGCAACAACTTTTATTCAGTGCCGATCCAGCACTTAAAATAGGAGCTGACACATAGTAGatgtccaattaaaaaaaaaaaaaggatgtttgCTGTTACCGTTTTTTAGAGCCCAGGCACTGTCCCCACTCATTCAGGGGTATCTGAATCCTTTCTCAGGTGGTGATGTAGGCTTTGGAGCAAGTGAGAAACATTTTGAGTTTTTCCAAAGTCTGGGCCCTTAAACAAATCTGTGTAGAAAGGGGCCTGTCTTGAAAGCCTGTCTTGAAACATATATCCCAAGGAAGAAGGACCTTTGGGCCCCACTTAAGGGGGCTGGTCCTGGCCTTATGCCACCCAGGGAGATGTGAAGGAGGGTGGCCTGGTGGTCAGACACAGATTTGGAGAGTTCTAGAGCCTGCTGTCAGCAGCATTCTATCAGAAACAAATCACCTTTCATTTTGGAGGCAATTCTCACTAGCTGATAGACGATAATGAAGTTCAACTCGAGTCCGATAATAATAGCTGATGTTTATTAAATAGTAAGGGCTTTTCatatattaactcacttaatccttaaATTATGGGTGCTCGCATCATCCCTGTTTTACCCATGAGGTGTAAAAGAGGTGTGAAGAGGTGTAGAGAGAGGTTCAATAACCCTGCTAAAGTCATTCTCTTACAAGTAACAGTGTGAGGATTCAAACCCCAGAACACATGCTTTAAGCACTAAATACAgtggacccttgaacaacatggatttgaactgtgtgtattcacttatacatggatttttttcaaataatacacACTATGGCACCCCATGATCCATGGGTCGTTGAATCTATGGATGCAGAACACCAGATACAGAGGATCTACTGTAAAGTGACACTCAGAATTTCCACTGCAAAGAAGTCAGCGCTCCAACCCCTGAGCTGTTCAAGTGTCAACTGTACTGTCAGTAGCTACTGCAAGTTTCCGTAGGTGCGTCTTACCCTCCTCCAGTCACTGGCCTAAGCAACTTTCCATGTGTCAGCTCATAGCATCTACTTCACACTGAAAGAGGTGCTGTTATTATCcctgctttacagatgaggaaacagaagccccGGGAAGGtcagtggctgggccaaagttgCACAACAAGACTTCACCGTACAATGGAAAGTGTGGAGGGCTGGGATCTTGTCCTATCTCTATGATGAACATTTTTATAATGGCTTTGGTCACTTAAGCAAAACCCCATTTCCTCAAATGGAGGTGATAACCAACCTTGATGGAGTTGGAGGCATCCCTGGAAACCCTATTTCGGTGGAACATATGTGGTGGAGGAGATCCAGAACAAGAGGTACTACAGTTGTTGAAAGAGGTTTGAACACCAAGACCTTTCCTTTGCTCGCAGGTCTTCACTGGTGCCCACCTGGCAGCTGCCGACCTGGTGAGCTTTGTGTCCGTTCTCttcccagtctgtggttccaaATTCAAGTCCAGTTCGGGTGAGTGTGCTGCTACCTGTTCCTGACTTCATCGTCCACTCATCTCATTCATCAGCACCTCTCCCTGTCGTGCCCTAGCTGGGCCCCTGCCTGGCACAGATGAATGGGCGAGCTCCCCAGCCTCAGCCAGAGCAGGGAGTCAGGGCGCTAAGAGGCAGTTAGTGCTGCTAGTGAGGGTGTGTGCACACAGTGGGCcgcagaggaggggagggtctGCAGTGTTGGGAGAAGGTGACGCTGGAACTGGGACCGCAGGAAAGGGCTTTCCAGATGAAAGAGCAGCCTGGGAAGAGGTCAGGAAGAAGGAGGGGGCAGGGCGTAGGGGACAGACAGTGATACCCAGTGTGCACGTCCCAGCCTCAGGCAGAGCAGAGGCTGGAGGTGACTGAGATGGGATGGGTAGGCTGGGAGTATGTAGGACCAGACATTCCTGACAAGGGCATCAATACGCTCGGACCCTTGTCTTAAAAGGAAGTGCTTGCACCAGGGCGTAATGTAAGATGTCCTTGGGCTCAATGCTGCCCAGAGGAGGAGTGCACTTTTTGGAATTGTTCAGCAGATGATCTTCCTTCTATTTCAAGGAGACTTTCAAAGACGAtgcttctcctgcccccagtttTGATGCCTTGGCACCACTCCGCCCCCTCGCGGTGCATTCACCAGGCTTGTGCGGGTTCCGCTCAGTGCCGGGCTCTGCGCAGATTCTAGAGCTGCCTGGGCACAATGCCTGCCCTTAGCGGGCTCCAGTCTAGGATGAACAGCAGATGTGTGTGATAAAGGATAATGCTGACCTGCTTTGAAACATAAAAAGACATGaaaggctggggaaggggaggagcacCAGGCATGGGGGATGGGGGGAATGAGAGGGCACGACCACAGGCCCTTCAAGAGTGGGCAAGATCTGGCTTGTGGAACAATGTGGGAGCCCGTCCTGGCCTTGTGGCTGGGGTCAACACCAGTTCTTCCCACACGGCTGTCGGGTTCCAGATCCTGGCAGCTGAGCAGGATCTTGGTGTCTGGCGCAGGTCGGGGCTCccgggagaggaagaggaggcggCAGCTCCGGGCCAGCGTGTTTGCTCTGGTCTTGCCACTGAGCCTGGGCCCGGGCTGGGCTCTGTGTGCCGCTGTCCCGAGGGCTTCAGGCCGTGACCGAGGGCCGCAGCGGAGGCTGCTGGGCATCCTGGTACAGGTGAGGCCAGGCCTGCTCGGGCTGGGGGAAAGGGGTATGATGTCAGGGAATGTGGGTCCCTCCCCTCCACACAGTCCCAACTAGTATCCGGGGGGTGGGGTTTAGGCTTATGCTTTGCTGGGAAGAACCACCTTAAAGCAGGAAAAGGCGGGCCTAGGGTGCCTGGGCGTCTCCCCAGGGTGCTGAGTGCATCACTGTTCCCACAGGACAATACGGAAATCCTCGGCTTCCTGCTGGGTGGCATCGCGGCCTTGGGCGCCTGGGTTTCCCGGATCCGCCCACTCTCCAGAATcgtgagcctggggctggggccgTGGGTCACCCCTGCAGGTCTTAGGGCATCTGGGACCATCCTCCCAGTTCCAGGTCACTGGGGTGGAGAGGTGATGTCCCCGTGTGCACAGCCATGTCTATATGTATGTGGTGGGGGgcgtttgtgtgtgtatatgtgtgtgcaggcCAGAGGACAGCTGGCCCCAGGCTCCGGGGATCCTGAGGCTCACAGCAAGTGGGCTCTGTGCTCACTCCATTTCTTGTAGCAAATGAGAAGCAGGCTCTCAGGAAGGAGCCCTGGGTTTGGATGAACAAACATCCTATTAAGGAATGAAAAGGTTTGAGGTTTTAGAAGATAGGATTGTTCAGCTCCAGGGCTCTTTATATTCGAGTGTGTCTTGTTGGCAGGTATTTTCCCGGTGTCTGGGGTAAAGGAAGCCCTGTGTTGGCCACTCCCCTGGGGGAAACAGACATGACTTGAGATGCCCCGCTTGCCCTTGGCAAGCTCAGTCtcaagaagacacagaaatggaaaacaagGTGTTCGAATGCTCTAAGAAAGAGAATCAAATGTTTGGGGCTttggaaaagagggagagaaacctTTGCATTGCGCAAATGAATGAGGGTGCAGACTGTTGACACCACTGGGTGCCAGGGGTGCCCGGGTCAGCAGGAAGGCAGGGTGGGGCCCGAGGAAGCAGAGGTGAGGGGAGGCATAGGGGCAGAGGAGAGCGCAGGAAAGGCCACCAAGGCACGAGGGCACCTGCAAGAGAGCCACATATTACGCGACCCCAGAAATGTGCCAGCCCATCCTTTAGTCTTGAAATGGTCACTTGCCCAAGAGCactgtgttttctttatattaatttattctaCTGGGCCAGGTCTTaactgcagcactcaggatctttgatcttttttGCTGCgcgtaggatctttagttgtggcatgcaaactgttagttgcagcatgtgggatctcgttccctgaccagggattgaactggggcccgctgcactgggagtgcagagtcttagccactggaccgccagggaagtctcagcgCTGTGATTTAATAGCAGTTCCAGGAGAACAGGATTTGGGGATGTCGGGGTCTTAGTTGAGCGCTCTGAGAGCTGCAGCCTGAAACCTCCCAGGGCACCGGGCCTCCTCAGCAAAAGTGTGATCTCCAGATCAATGGAGGTGAGCATGGGGAGCACTGTGCTCAGTTCAGCCCCCCTGGGAGGGGTCTCCAGGGTAGTGTGGGGGCTGGGAAGCTGTGTCACACGACAACCTTTGAAGGAACTGCTGTGGTGCCCTGGCCACCTGTATTATAAAAGTTTCCTTTGCCTGCCGTAACAAAGTGTCACAGACTgggaacaacagaaatgtattgtctttaAGTCTCAGGGGCCAGAGGCCCGACCCCAAAGTGTCAGGGCCACGCTCCCTCTGAAGGCCCTAGAGAGGGATCTGTTCCAGGCCCTTCTCTGAGCTTCTGCTAGTTCCCTGACTGGTGGCAGCACAACTCCAGGATTTGTGTGGtgttctatgtgtgtgtgtgtgcgcacgtgctCGCGTGTGTGCACGTACGCACAAATGCATGTAGTCTTCACGTGGGCTTTTCTCCATACTTTCCTGTATCTGACTTTCCCCTTGTCATAAGGACATAGTCGTCTTGGATTAGGACTCATCCTAACAACCTCAGCTTAACTTGATCATCTACAAAGACCCTACTTCTAAATAAGGCTACATTTactagctctgggagttggactCCAATGTCTTTTTGGGGAAACTCAATCCAACCCATAACACCAGCCCCCCTAAAATACCCCAGGCCGGCCCCACCTCTCGGTCCCTccctctgcttcattttcttgatCGCATTTATCACAGCCTGAAATTAGCTCCTTTAGCTATTTGCCAAGTGGCTGCCTGGTTCCCCAGCAGAGGGTCGGCACCGTGAGAGCAGTGACCCTTTCTGTTTTACTTCTCGCTGTGTGCCAGATGTTTGGGGTCTGCCCAACACTTCTTACTTAGCAACTGTATCTGGCCTAGAAAATAGGGAGTTCATGGATACAGGAAATGGAGGGCTGTCTTGAGGCAGAAAGAGTAGCCTTGTTCTCTGTGGTCTCAGTGAGCAGAACCAAGACCAGAATCAATAACCAAGAGGTTACTGGGAGGGCCACTTCCCATTCAGTGAGAAGAAGACTCCATGGGTTAGACACTTTGCACAGTGGCTGGCTGTTGAGGGCAATCGGTATTATTATTCCTGCTTTAGTAAGTAGTGAGCTCCTCATCACTAGAGGCATTCAAGCCAGATGACCCCTTGGCAGGAAGATAAAAGGAGATTGCATTGGGACTGAGCTGGGTAATCTTGGAGGGCCTGCCAGCCCTGAGTGTGTCTGGTCCAGTGAACAAAAGCCCAGAGCTAGGGTTCCCTCATTAGGAAGAAAGCCAGCAGGATTGGGGTGCAATGGGAAGCTGAGCCAGCATGGCCTCAGACCCTGGATCCCCCAGAAGCTGCTTCTAACTTACCCCTGGTGGGGTCGCTGAGCAGCAGTCTGGCTGGGTAGCTTTGGTGGGAGAAGATCCCATTTTTCCAGGGGCAAGTCCTTGAACGGGACAAGGGATTTGAAACATGCTCCGACCAGTAGAGCGCTGTGCTAACAAGGGGAATCGTTGCTGCTGCAGGAGCGGCC
Proteins encoded in this window:
- the TMEM44 gene encoding transmembrane protein 44 isoform X4, producing the protein MEPAMGEAPSPAPAPALWDWDYLDRCFARHRVCISFGLWICASSCWIAVHVLLLYLRCGRKSGRDQSVLWAACCLLTSLCDTIGAILAKQLTIQVFTGAHLAAADLVSFVSVLFPVCGSKFKSSSGRGSRERKRRRQLRASVFALVLPLSLGPGWALCAAVPRASGRDRGPQRRLLGILVQDNTEILGFLLGGIAALGAWVSRIRPLSRICRGKTFPSIHLWTRFLSALAGLLYASAIVAHDRRPEYLLRATPWFLTSLGRAALDLSIIFLSCVMKSKMRQVFGFASEAGENPDTQALLTCAEKEEENQEAMTENSDWVPLTTLPHCKPLKRMAAISRYMELTIEPVQQVSCSASRLPGDGQTNTGAASLQEPPSYPPVQVIQARVSSSSSSQVSSINSDLEVS
- the TMEM44 gene encoding transmembrane protein 44 isoform X3, translated to MEPAMGEAPSPAPAPALWDWDYLDRCFARHRVCISFGLWICASSCWIAVHVLLLYLRCGRKSGRDQSVLWAACCLLTSLCDTIGAILAKQLTIQVFTGAHLAAADLVSFVSVLFPVCGSKFKSSSGRGSRERKRRRQLRASVFALVLPLSLGPGWALCAAVPRASGRDRGPQRRLLGILVQDNTEILGFLLGGIAALGAWVSRIRPLSRICRGKTFPSIHLWTRFLSALAGLLYASAIVAHDRRPEYLLRATPWFLTSLGRAALDLSIIFLSCVMKSKMRQVFGFASEAGENPDTQALLTCAEKEEENQEAMTENSDWVPLTTLPHCKPLKRMAAISRYMELTIEPVQQVSCSASRLPGDGQTNTGAASLQEPPSYPPVQVIQARVSSSSSSQVSSINSDLESSIS